In the Sorghum bicolor cultivar BTx623 chromosome 4, Sorghum_bicolor_NCBIv3, whole genome shotgun sequence genome, cacattcagatgaccaaacaaatttcatttgattcttgagcaaggttgtgattggtttagCAACTCTTGAAAAGTCTGGGATAaagcgacggtaatatcccgccatacccagaaaactacggacctcatgcaccgtagtcgggggcttcCAATTCAAAACATCTTCTACTTTACCTGGGTCTACAACGACTCCTtctgctgataatacatgacctagGAAATAGACTTTGtctagccagaactcacatttgctgaacttggcatatagtcgATGCTCcatgagacgggtcagcacaattcttagatgttcagcatgttctttcttagttttggagtaaatcaaaatgtcatcaatgaagacgaccacgaatttgtccagctctggcatgaagacagagttcattaaatacatgaaatgggccggtgcattggtcaacccaaaagacatcaccaagtattcatacagcccataatGGGTTGTAAAAGCcgtcttgggtacatcttccggcctaattttgatttggtggtaccctgatctcaaatcaatttttgagaacactttagccccggctaactggtcaaatagcaagtcaatacggggcaatgggtacttgtttttaatcgtcacctcatttaagggacgataatcgacacaaagctttaatgtttgatctttctttttcacaaataaggctgggcaaccccatggagaggaactgggctgaataaaacctttttgcaacaactcttgtagttgggttttcaattcggccagttctttcggtgccattcggtaggcccttcgagatattggggctgtccctggtttcaattctatgctgaactggacatcccggtccggtggcagacctggtaggtcctTAGGAAACACATCCGGAAAATCCCAAACTACCGGGATATTTTCGACTGCAGtcacattagtggcatgaacttgcccaattgcccgTTTGGGAGAAGCTAATTGGATTAGAAGGTAAGATTTCTCATTGGGCATGGCATCTTAATGGTTCGATGTaaggtgtctagcacaacctctcgctgtgccatccagttcatgcctagtatgacatcaatatcctagtctttaagaacaatcatgctagtgggaaaactatgcccaccaaattcgatgggtatctggtgaaccatttctttagaactcagccgtcctcctggcgactgtatataaaaatgatcttttgTTTCCCCAATAGGTATGCCATGCTTCATCACAAAGGTGcggttgatgaatgtatgagatgcaccagaatcgaaaagcattaagGCAGGATGTTTTGCAACagggaacgtacccatcattaccggttctccttccggtattgtctccacctctgtatggaagacttgtcgcACCTTCTTTACAGGTTTACCCCTTTGCGCATTTTGCCCTTTCTGAGCCCCATTTTTGAATTGGCTCGGCTGGGGTGGCCAatgggtggcctttggaaagtggggTAATTTTGCCGAGGGTAGGGGCATTCTTtagaaaaatgcccaggcttaccacaattgaaacaaggataattgtggttgggcggagcagtgggacgaacacctggggcgttcggctggcgtggtgcagtaGCGATAgcagtaggtcgaggatatacctgctaccctggtctatattgtggaggAGGAAAGGGACCACGAGAAGGTGACGGCGCTGGAAAGCGTctgtggccctgtggatgataaacgatcctctggcgcttttgaccgcgaccagagaaggaggaagaagcggccttcttctttgcttctttgtgttttctattcttttcttccgaggcgatggcaatattaaCCGCCTCGTAGAAAATAGCATTTTGACATGTGGTCATtatggtctgaagtttggtattgagaccacgcatgaaacaggccttCTTTTTatccgtgttcacatggtccgtggcatactgagaaagatgattgaattttgccacgtattccatcaCACTTTTattgccttgctgcaaggcgagaaattcttcggccttcatggccataagCCCTTCTGGAATataatgggcgcggaacgcgtccttaaattctgcccaggtgacctggtgtcctggATTTTGGATAGCTAGGAAATTCTCCCACCAGGCCCCCACAGGTCCCTGAAGTTGTTGGGCTGGGAACAGGGGCTTTTGAGTTTCCGAACAACGAATCAGgctgaacttgtgctccattGTCCGGAGCCAGTCGTCAGCCTCTAAAGGCTCATCAGCCTTGGTGAATACtgggggccttgtctcggtaaagtccacgtaccgagtttctccctccccattgtgctgcgctctgaagtttggggcggggtgtggttggcGTTGTGCTAACTCACGCAACAAGCGAGCattgtcggtagtggcactcaaaaggACAGCAATAGCATCTGCTagggaaggtggagcaggtggagggtgagGGATGTCCTCCCCTCCCTGAGAAGACCCGGCTCCATCAGATTCACGAgtgcgcatcggcatctgctacaagaatCATAGGTACTCGTTACATCATGGAATCCATATCTTaaaacatatcttacatacttcAAGTTATTTATCAAACATCAGTTCAGCACACTGGAAACAAACGAGTACAACTTCTTGAACTTAAAGAAAAACACTATACTACAgacccgaccccactacggtagactaggaatcctacaacgacgttgcccgcaacttcaccgaactagtcggtgtggtcaGAGCCGTAGCCCAGGTCATCATTGTCATCGCCATGGTCACCCCCCGGGTTATCGTCGTCGGAGTCGGATTCCTCTTCATTACTGGGCTCTTGGTCGGGCTCTCCATCATCTGCCAACTCTCCGTCAGTGTCCATCTCCCCTTCACTAGGAGGTTGATGGAGCTGATGGTATAAATCGAATGCAATATCACGGTACTGCATCGCCAGGTCGTTGACGGTGTCCAGATGATGTGCCAGCTCGAGCTTCTCCAGCTGTAGCTGATCCTCCCGCTGCCACGTGACATCCCTCTGTGCGGTGgcagtggccgccatcttcacgtacagatctttaaggtacttgGTTTTGTCCAGCTTGGCCTTCATTCTAGTCAGCTCATGCATATGTGCGCTCCTGGCCTCCTCTTCTCGGGTAATAGCGGCATTTCTTTTTTCCACCTTGCGGGACAGCATTGCCTCACAATTCTCGGTGgcttgtttttgttttgttaaTTGAGCTTTAAGTTCACCAATCTCTACGACATTATACATCCTTTCTCTCGTCACTTCGGtcagctcggcggacaacctttcCATCTCCTGCTGAGATGGGGACCGGCTACTGCTAGCCTGCTCGCTTCGCGGGGCCAACTGGTGTCTAGGCACCCCTTTAGGACCAGTTCTCTTGCGCGGAGTCTGCTTCCAACGACCCATCCTATAGAGGGTAAGTTTGAattagtaagggagaccttaaaggttagcaagaatgggattgattctataTAACCCAACCCGAATAAGGAGGAAGGAATTTAACCAAGTGACATattatgatgcatgcacgtacttacGATTCGTACTAGAAATTCATAATGATATTACTTcaaacttttacaacatagggcaatactttatgttgctcctccacacgacttcaaaaattctagcaaaGCCTACAGACAAGGGTAAGGtaggactaaagcacttggactcaaaataggcaattTATAGTGTTGGATCCAAATGGATTTGAAGTTTTCCAAAGgatacagcagtcatcttagcaacgaatgctcagataccagctgtggcagaacctcctaagtgtttgggcccaccgacacctgtcattgtcctaaggacctctgacggtgatgccggggatcctcccactctagaagtccgatgcgcatctcaggacgctcattccaccgctacctgtggcgtatcaagcaagcttgtcctgaccactagcgatggtcaattaacgagaacttcttcttctcgcccttacaggatagcaagtggccaccttaacaccaggatcactcgttgcgaagacattgcagtatcacagacgacatcagaccaaaataatatttcagagtaaaacagcggaagcattacataacttaatttacaaaagtagttcttccaaatagtagagtgttatttcAAGCCAGgaccagcggagcaacttaaactttagtacacagattacaaatttacagaccctgcccatgggtcacgctcactcttcctcgtcgtcaactttgacgacggtcacacaacagggtccgaaacatgtcggctcctgagcttcacctgcaacaggggttataaaaccctgagtacgggagtactcaacaagacttacccgggggaaaaagagaagaacttaggaatgcaggcttagggtagacaaggagtggctgagcaaggatccaaattgttttgctaaaaagcttactaatagtgaatccttactttcaagttttacccacgaattcctctcctcaagaggccgaggagtttgaggacagtctatctagttgcttctaacagacaagtctgtaagttcctagtccttaatcaaagtattatctatccaacgaccatagcttcatgtcactctgagtccgggaattgggatccgaacctcatgagacatttccccctttcttcttttatcacttagttgcatatttaactacgatgagggtcagtggattgagtctcccaatcggggagcaacgacgattcgaaccgcttagcaatccagctggagttcctaaccacccgacatatgtagaaccaaatcttgcatatatcaacccaaatcgagctctccccaaatttgaccaggttcgcggcacccgagagcacagtaccccaccatccagcccatttgccaggagggtacacgctactctcgccatcgctccacgcccagtgcgcgagtagctgttcgcgtcgagggatcacaagaccgggcttaccgagggcaagtggctagtactataagttctcaacccagcgggccatcaacggaccggtccttaatcgacacagttggagacactactttaagactccattcttaaaccAAGTCCatcgaccggtctcaagttgaaatatcattgaccataagagtattccacaacaacccttcaaactttcttgtttgaaaacctatctagtagcagggctacgcatcactacgcagttttaaaataaaacaagtgccaaggacaagctaacaaatatcaaggtactaaatgcagcaagtaggttaacccaattcttggCTACCTAAtgtagcattttcaattcataagtgataaaagatttaaaacattcaaggaggggttaatgcatccggggcttgccttggttgcagagctgatagggaccctcggagacttcccaagtctcggatcctacttcctcgaacggagcaccaacctcggggttcggttcaacggtcgctccttcggtcacgtgcactatacgcaaaatgatggatgcttatgatatgcgtatgacaaatatttaggaaggaccgagttgagtacatcttgccttctcggtgcaaggaCAGAGGAAacagtaattaaagttgtttaccattttagtgtttttacccaagaggttgcatcagtaaattaagatttctcttaatttataattattcttaattaattcataattaactGATTATTACTCCTTTAAActctaattaattcttaattaagtattgatgacagtaattaagcctcaataccaaacaataattaagtgccaaagATCATCAAggctaatgacctcaggtcatcacataacccCAAAATCACTCgaaccctaattttgagaatttaaactaattatcatctaattattctagaattattatttagttactaattaagggtttaataTGATTTTATACAAACatcatccaaatgccaccaaacttTGTGTGAGGCCAGGGAATAATACTCAGAGAgttcccacaaattttggtgatttttggatataaccataaattataaaaattcatggaagttttAGTTACcaattaaaagaggcaatttttagatacatgcaaactaccagaaaaatagaatctaatatttttcctgtgttctactcattttatggaacctatacaaaaattttcatgatttttgaatcagtatccaattttctacacaatttcATATATCAagtatttttaaacaaaaaggaaaaagagaaaGCACACTGTGCTACACGGCCGGCCTGCTTGGTcacggcccaagtcggcccaTGCGGTGAACCCGCCTCCTTCCCTTTCTCTGCAAGACGCTGACGGGGAGGTCCCACccatcagcttcttcttcaccacgcacggcggctcggccacggctccggccgccATTGGCGAGGGTCTCAGCTCATGCGCGCGTGCGCACCACCATCGCCTCACCTTCGCGACTCCACTGCTATCCCCTAATCACGTTCTACCCCCTTCTTCCCACCTCGGCTGCGCGAATGGCGGTGGCCGCCATAACCGATCACGGATcggccactagggctcggtagagcgcaaaTGAATAAGATAGGGAGGTTCGGGGAGGATTAGGGAGCACGGTGCTCACCTCACCACGGCGGGAGAGGCAGCAGAAGGccttggcgacggtggccgtgtgGTCGGGCGGCGCTCTGGGCTCAGCGAGCTTGTTCCGACGATCCTGCTCGCGTCCGAAGGAAAAGGGCAAGCGCATCAGCTCCTGGCGAAAAAGAGGAACCAGAAACGACTATGCACAAGGCGTATAACCTTTTAGAACGGCGTGACCATGAAGGAGGCGCACGGTGGCGGTCCCGGTCGGAGTCGGAGGAGAACGGCTCGGTTGCGGCTTATGGGGGATTAGAGCTTGCGCTAGGGGCTGCAATCGGTGGCGGAGTTCTTGGCGGAGTTGTTGGTGCGCTCGGGTGGCTTGGAAAGGGAGCAAGGAAGGCGAATTTGGTGGGCGTAgtgagctcgtcggcgtcggagTTCAGAGGGAAAGGAGATTTTCCACGGCGGCTTGGGGTTTATCCTCGCGACGCCATGCTTGCTGCGGATGAGGACGCCAGGGCGACGCCCAGCAGgctagcagctgcgtggccgggCGCGTGGCGGCGCTGGACGCAGCTAAACTTGCAAACGGCGCGGCGTCTGGCTTCGGATGAGTATAAGAGAGCTTTTGAAGTGACTGGTTGTGTACATGTGtgttcattttttttatttacttCATAATTTTTTTAGTGATCCATATGTTAGCTAAAAAATATATGTAAATTACACAAAATAGTATGTATCGTTAGGAATATGTGGttgatttttttatatattttctcACCATTCATGAGTTATCAAGAAAACATGCAAGTTAGCATCTATCAGCATATAGATGAAAATCATAAGGCAAGGGAAATATAAATAAGAGCCATTTGCAACCTTGCAGTGTCATCTCTAGAATTGTATAAATTTACAATCCATTCACATACATCAAAAAGATATCTGGAAATGGAAAAACGTGACTGGATTCTAATGACACATATAAAACTTTTTTTACTACAATAATAAATTAGATTAGAACAAAGTCTTTGTGAACCTAAATAGACATAGTAAAGAAAATACGAGCTCCAATGTACAGCATGCTCAATTGGTGTAGCTAGTTGAGAATGAAATGGCTTCCTCCTGTCTTGATTGAAGTATAGCAATGGTTAAGTTCTTACTTCCAGTCCTAAACAATACCTGTTTATAAATACCAGAAGAATCAATAAGTCTACCAAATTAATGAAATTGAGGTGTAGTTTAATCTTAAAAAGGGATGATTAGATGCTTGACTACCAAATTttttaagaagaaaaaagaaacaGAAAAGGCATGCTGCATATCAAAGGGCATTATTCCTTTTTGAAAAGGCACTACTTCAAGAAAACATGTTTCTTGAAATGTATAATATATGTAATACCCCTCAGCTTATCATCCCCTACAACTTAGAAGTCAGCATAAGTTACTACAGACCAACTTCTAGCTTCTAAATTGCTAATAAAAATAAGAAGTGTTGCTTCCCAAAAGCTAGCTGTTTGCTTGAGTTTTTTGCTTCTGAGGAAAAAGGCGCAGTTAAAAACAAGTtcaatgtgtgtgtgtgtttaaaaaaaattgtaaaagtTGCATCTCAAGACAGCGGCTACGACAGATAAAACCAACAACCACTAGTGAATCCGTAAAATTTTATTATAATAGGATTTCATAAATAGAAACTTGCAAGCCATACCTTGAATAACATATGGCAGTGTAAGCACTGAGCTTGAGCCACATTTCCACCATCATATATTGCCTCAAAATCTTCCCATATCTCAGATATAAGTTTGCGCCTTTTAATCAGATGTGGAGATCCTAGTGGTCAGcatgaaaaatatattattaGATAACACTAACTATGACAGATGCAACAGTAATAAAAACACTAATTAGAAGCATAAAAAGCAATACCAAAAGAGTACATCGGCACTTACCATGATCAAGATTGTTTATTTTTTTCTCCAAAGCAGATGTTGGGGGCTGTAGTGGGGAGTTTGCCAATGTCGTAGATGGAGACATCAACCTTGGGGATACCCTTGGGGATGATAGCATCATCCTTATCCCTGTTGATCTTGCTGGAATGAGTGGCGACATTGGCCCTGCTGGTGACTTCAACTGTTTTGTTGGTTGTTCTTTTTGCTGTTTCATTCCGGATTCCTTCCGCTTAGCTGATGATGAGGAAACTTTCTGCATCACATGGAAACAAATTGTAAACTGTAGAACACAAATAGCTATTACAGTAAGAACGCAAATAACTATTACAGAGTACAAGTGGTAGCACTATTATTTCAACTAACAGTAAAATAAATGGAGACCCAAACAAGATAACTACAGCATATAGATGGCATGAGCTAGTGTTCTAATTGCAGTACGACATCCACAAGAAAAACTTCATATCAGAACTCACCTTTCTTCTCAATAAAGTGGTGGTGGTAGTGGCACCAGGTGTTGATTCCATTGCATCAGCACTAGGCTTGCCGGCTCGTGATGAACTGGGAACACTAGAAGCAGAGTGTTCCGGATGTAGGCGAGATACAACCACAGCGTATTGGCCTACAAGAAGAGACGCTCATTAGTATTTTGCAAGAAGAGAAAGCTCACTGGTAAACTGAAACCTCATTTTGAATACAGTGCGTAATGAAACCTCTTGCATTGCATTGCGCTACACAAGTAAACTAATTCCGTGATTAGCGGCTGTCAGCCTAAATCAACTACCACTACGTGTCAGAGATTACTACTAAGTGTAGTAGCTCAGTCACTGAGTCACAGGCTCACAACACAGCCTTGTCTTTTTGCTGTGTGGTAGAGTGTGTACTGGAGCATTGTTTGCATTGTCCTGCAATGCTGTTGTTAGTAccgtcatttgagatagcatgGAGCAAACAGCAAAGCCAACCACTCTATACGAAAGCCATCATGTTGCTACTGTACTGCACTAGTAAAAGCCAAGGCACTAGTAAACAGCAAGGAAATCCAATGCACTAGAGGCAGAGAAAATCATCATTCTTGCACAAAGACAACGGATGGCATTTCATTTCAGAAGATGAAATTAAACTGAAACAGCAGCAAGAACAGCTAGTCCAATCTGCTACTAGTCGAGCGCGCTGGGGCCGGAGCAGTTGCTGAGCATGGGGTTCCAAACCCACTGCATGAGGAACCTCCACCCACCGATGCCATTAACGTTATACACAGCACCTGAGCACGCATCCGTGAGGAGCTGCCTGGTATATGCGGCACCGGCGCCGGTACCATAGATCCCCTCGCAGATGCGGAATCAAGCAGATGGCGAACGCGGTGAATCGGCACAAGCAGGTGTGGAATCCCAATCCCATCGAAGCCTTTTATTACTTTGTTCCTCCCCTTTTGCAGTTCGCAAAGATTTCTCCACAGGCATACCTGGGTGCTCATCGTCGGCAAGGAGCCCAATGGCGCTGGGGTGTCGGGCACTCCCGGCAGGGGGAGATGGCTGCAGTACCGAAGTCGCCCGTGGCAATGGCCGCAACAGGGGATGAGCCGCCCATGGAGGTTGCGCCGGCGACGGCCGAGTCGCCTGTGGCGTCGGCAGCGGCGCGGTTGGACGCATCGCAGCGGGTTGAGCGGCGCCGCCGGGCTTCGTGTGTCCGCTCCCTATACCCGCTTCGGATAGGTGGGCTGCTATACGGGTTGATGTGTGCTTGCGGCACGGTCTGGCCCAGCGGGCTGACGGCGTGGCCCGCGCCGTTTGCAATTGTAGACGCAgcagctctgccccggcggcagtgCATCCCTCCTGCTCGAGTACTGTAGCGAGCCATATCAAAACATTTtcttgttttgcaaaattcacccAAACATTGAACTGAAGTCCAAAATCTGTTAAAATGATAGTTGTGCAACattttacaagctacaaaacatattttggtGTCCAAAGCTGATTCCAAGTGGAAAAAgatgaatttgacaaaacagtttaaatttcaaatcccaaattggggaaattccaatttttgaattgggacagatcagaatttccaaaattacttttgattttccataacaacatggaaaattcccaacatgaaagttgttcaacgttTTGAGctttacaactttcatgttgtccacttttcaagattccaaacagattttgaattggggattcaaattggaaagggGGACATTTTCTGGAAATTTGTATTTTCAAAAATTACTttcaattttgtattgaaacatcaaaaactcaaaacaccaaagttgtacatcttgacaagatctacaactttgcttttgaactcaacctcaaattttgcttagtttttaaattgcaccaaagggggcaaatccagggttttaaaatgagggTTTTTCCCCTATTTTCTCGGAAACCTTCCACCCTAGGAATTTCACAGCCACCCTAGCTTCAATACACCTTGCAAACACACTTTACTTACTtaagcacaagcaatcaaaataaacttgttttaagttgatgcataataatgtgcttaacaaatatgcgatgcaatgctcatgatgacatgatccagttttagtaaccgtaacatcggcgaTGTTACAGCtagcggccaccatgctgctccgagaacccttgtagggaacaccttctgacaaggtttctactggccaactacCGTAGCTGATGCCATGGAGCTCGTGGGTCATGccacgggtgccagttctatGCCAAGCAAACCCATCTCCCTGCtcatgctctccagatgatccccatcacgtggccattcGCGGTGTGGGGTCTCGACCTCGTGGGTCCCCTAAAGAAAGCtgcaggaggatacacccatttgctagtggccatcgacaaattctccaaatggatcgaggctcgaacCATCatgaacatccgctccgagcaagccgtccttttcttcaccgagatcatccaccggtttgggatacccaacgtcatcatcaccgacaacggcacccagttcaccagtaaaaagttcttggacttctgtgaccggcatcacatcTACGTGAACTGGTCTGTAGtagctcaccctcgaactaatggctaggtcgagcgtgccaacggcatgattttgcaggggctcaaaccaagaatctacaaccggttgaagaaattcgtcaagaaatgggtcgaagagctcacttcgatcctatggagcttaagaacgACGCCTAGTAGGGCCatgaaatacaccccgttcttcatggtctacggctctgaggtcgtgcttccaacagaccttgagtatgggtcacctcgactcgaGGCCTACAATGAGCAGACAAATAAGGAGACCCGAGAGAACGCGGTcaaccaactcgaggaagctcgagacatggcccttctCAACTCCGCAAGATACCAggagaagcttcgacgctatcacgacaagcacgtgcgccaaagagatctgaacgtgggtgacctcatcctacgtcgacgacaaagcaaccaaggatgccacaagctgactccaccctgGGAAGGCCCatgcgtggtggccgaggtcctgaagccagggacgtacaagctcgcggatgaaaaaggggcggtcttcaccaacgcatggaacattgaacaactacgtcgcttctaccccTAGAGCTTCAAAGTTTTATGTTctcatgtacattctgtaccaagatcTTATGAATGAATGTATGAATAAACGAGATTTTTTCTCCAAGTAGTTTACATTATCACCAGTCAAGTCTCGATGTTAGAAGGGAGTCCCAACTATGACCCGTCATAGTCgatactccctcgggggctagcaggggggaccCCCCCCAAGTTCCTAAAAACCGATTGActtttcttttctaagtcctAGAACAAAATTTTGCAAGATCAAGTAgcaaaggcacctcgagccccttaaggaccGAGAAACGTCGAGCCTGAGAACCCCTACGCCCTCGGGCTATGGCGtctctactcgcttcctcacccttaAGGTAATCGAAGACGCCTTAACGAAAGATCGAATAGGAATACAAAACTAggcagaaaagaaaacaaaggaatTTCGAGCATAAAAATAAGTAAGTATTCACAAATCTTAAAAATCATTCAAGTCACAACATTTACTTAATACAAGTACTTTACAACGGGTTCGAGTACCCAGAGTAGGCTCACAGGCCTTCGTGCAcgtctccaccctcaccaccatcATTCGCACCTGAActagtctcgggaggaagtacctccggctcgaacagcttcgccagcctttccccagggacctccgcatcgtcgatcaaagcgtggagcctctcctcgttctcggcgtcggtcttagaaatgtcggtgacgaagccgtgggacaccacctccatatcaaaGTAGAAGCCCGagtagacaaccgccatcgctcaCTTCACCCCAgtatgaagggcgtcccgcactcgatccctcagcgcGGCGCCTaggtagcatagctggtcgactagcgcgtcgcctcgagccgcctccctcgactcgtccacaggctcgagctcccaggaggccgaaagatcgcttatcgcagtcCTCAGTCGACCGTTCAAAGCGTCGCCTGAGCAGCCAGGAGATCATCCTTAAGCCCTACCAAGACCGACACGGGGAAATTAGGCAACACAAAAAATACCTTGAAAAAAGAAACACGAAAGTGTAAAGAAGCTTACCGCGaatcctctcctccagagccgtattTTCACCAGCCAAATCaatgttggccctctcgatccccCTGTAAGAGCGGGCTAGGTCAGTGTTGGCAGCCCGCAAGTCCTCGATCATCTTGCCCGCCTACGAGATAGCTCCCTCTTTCTCTAAcagcgctctcttcagacgatcgacgtTGTCAGAGAGCCCGCGAGAGCGAGCTTGCTCTGCCTCAAGATCCTCGTGGGCCTTCTTCTCAGCCTCCTCTACGGCGCTCCGAGCGATTTCGCTCTTCACGCACTCTTCCTTCACCTCTCGGTAGGCCTCCCGAGCGGAGGCAAGGTCCGCCTTAACAAGTTTTTTCTCTTTGTCAAGCTTGGCGGCCGCATCCTTGTAAAACGCGGCCTCTTCCCGGGCCTTGGACGCGGTCTCCTCAGCCGACGTGGTCCGCTCCCTCAGCTACACGGCCTCTTCTATTGCCTTCTCCGAGGCCTCCCGGGCTTTGGCCAGGGCAACCTCCCTCTCCTTTTTCTCCTCGTCAACCGCCACAAGGTCCTTATAGGCCTAGagaagct is a window encoding:
- the LOC110434549 gene encoding mucin-7-like; the encoded protein is MRPTAPLPTPQATRPSPAQPPWAAHPLLRPLPRATSVLQPSPPAGSARHPSAIGLLADDEHPGQYAVVVSRLHPEHSASSVPSSSRAGKPSADAMESTPGATTTTTLLRRKKVSSSSAKRKESGMKQQKEQPTKQLKSPAGPMSPLIPARSTGIRMMLSSPRVSPRLMSPSTTLANSPLQPPTSALEKKINNLDHGSPHLIKRRKLISEIWEDFEAIYDGGNVAQAQCLHCHMLFKVLFRTGSKNLTIAILQSRQEEAISFSTSYTN